The following are from one region of the Zonotrichia albicollis isolate bZonAlb1 chromosome 15, bZonAlb1.hap1, whole genome shotgun sequence genome:
- the MED7 gene encoding mediator of RNA polymerase II transcription subunit 7, which produces MGEPQQVSALPPPPMQYIKEYTDENIRKGLAPKPPPPVKDSYMMFGNQFQCDDLIIRPLESQGIERLHPMQFDHKKELRKLNMSILVNFLDLLDILIRSPGSIKREEKLEDLKLLFVHVHHLINEYRPHQARETLRVMMEVQKRQRLETAERFQKHLERVVEMIQNCLASLPDDLPHTEGGLRVSVEPTDADDGSSCAGQSEKQRERSGGKRDQVLDKDAAMCSIIDEMT; this is translated from the coding sequence ATGGGTGAACCTCAGCAAGTGAGCGCCCTCCCTCCGCCTCCAATGCAATATATCAAAGAGTACACTGATGAAAATATCCGTAAAGGGCTGGCTCCAAAGCCCCCTCCACCTGTCAAGGACAGCTACATGATGTTTGGGAACCAGTTCCAGTGTGATGATCTGATCATTCGGCCCCTGGAGAGCCAGGGCATCGAGCGGTTGCATCCTATGCAGTTTGACCACAAGAAGGAGCTAAGGAAACTTAACATGTCTATCCTGGTCAACTTCCTGGACCTCTTGGACATCTTGATAAGGAGTCCAGGGAGTATAAAGCGAGAGGAGAAGCTGGAAGACTTGAAGCTGCTTTTTGTCCACGTGCATCACCTGATAAACGAGTACCGGCCCCACCAGGCCAGGGAGACGCTGAGGGTGATGATGGAGGTGCAGAAACGGCAGCGCCTGGAGACGGCCGAGCGCTTCCAGAAGCACCTGGAGAGAGTGGTGGAGATGATCCAGAACTGCCTGGCGTCCCTGCCCGATGACCTGCCTCACACAGAGGGGGGGCTGAGGGTCAGCGTGGAGCCCACGGATGCTGATGATGGCAGCAGCTGCGCTGGGCAGAGCGAAAAGCAGAGGGAGCGTTCTGGGGGCAAGAGAGATCAGGTTTTGGACAAGGATGCAGCAATGTGCAGCATTATTGATGAAATGACATGA